CGAGGGGCTTCTGTCACGCTTCCAGGGCCGTGGCCTGATGGTGAGCGGGGCGGACCGCCCCCTGCGCCTGGAACTGACGCAGGAGCATCTGGCCATCGGAGAGGACAGGCTCGCCGATGAACGCACCAACACAGCAGACATCTACTACTACGAGGTCGAACGCGAGATCCTGAAGCGCTCGCTGTTCGGCCGGTTCCGTGTCAACGAACTGGCGCTGGCCCGGCATTACGGCGTCGGCCGCACTGTGGCGCGTGAGATTCTGTTGAAGGCGCAACTGGCGGGCATCGTCACCAAGGGCGAGAAGGCCCATTGGTGGATCGTTCCTCTCAACGAGGAGCGGCTGCGCAACCTGTACCAGCTTCGGGAACTGCTGGAACCGGTGGCATTGCAGGCGGCCGCGTCTCACCTTCCGGCCGACGCCCTCGAAGCGATCCAGAATAGGCTCGATAGCGCCATGCAGCGCTTTCCCAACCTTGGCATCGCCGAGCTCGACCAGTTGGAGAAGGATCTCCACACCGACTGCCTCTCATTCTGCCCCAACCGGGAAATTCTGGAGGCATTGGGCCGCAGCCGCGCCTCCATCATCTCCGGCAAGCATATGCAGAGCATTCTCATGCGGACGCCGCGGACGGACGCATTCCTGGACGAGCATTCGGCCGTCGTGACCTGGCTGGCCAAGGGCCGGCCGGCGGAGGCGGCGGACGCGCTTCTGAACCATCTGGTGATCTCGCGCGAGAAGGGCGTCGAGCGCCTCGCCGAATTTCACCGGCGGTTCAGCGCGACGGCGGTTGACTACATCGTCGATTGACCGCATTCACGCTGCGGTAATGAAAAGTCATATTATTGCGGGAGGGGACATGAACAGGATCGACCTTCAAGGGCGGGTGGCCATCGTCACGGGTGGGGCGCGCGGCCTCGGCGCGGCGACGGCGCGCCGCTTCATCGACAGCGGGGCAAGGGTGGCCATCTGGGACATCGATGCCGCCGCCATCGAAGAGGCCGTCGCCATGCTGGGCGACGGTGCCGAGGGCCGGGTCGTGGAACTGACGGACGACGAGGCCGTCAGGGATGCTGCCGAGGCGCTGGAGCGCGAGGCCGGCAGCGTGGATATCCTGGTCAACAATGCCGGCATCACCGGGGGCAACGGCAAGACCTGGGAGCTGGCCCCCGATGTCTGGCGCAAGGTGATCGAGGTCAACCTCGTGGCGCCATACCTCACCAGCCGTGCCGTGGTGCCCGGCATGGTCCGGCGCGGCTATGGCCGCATCGTCAACATTGCCTCCATCGCCGGCAAGGAGGGCAACCCCAACGCCTCGCACTACTCGGCCTCCAAGGCCGGGCTGATCGGCCTGACGAAATCGCTGGCCAAGGAACTCGCCGGCAGTGGCGTCATCGTCAACGCGGTCACGCCGGCGGCGGCACGCACACCGATCTTCGACCAGATGAGCCAGGAGCATATCGACTACATGCTCTCCAAGATTCCCCTCGCCCGGTTCCTGGAGCCATCGGAAGCGGCCGCGATGATCGCCTGGCTTGCCTCGGAGGAGTGCTCGTTCTCGACCGGGGCGGTCTTCGACCTTTCGGGCGGGCGCGCCGTCTATTGAGCAGGTCCCGCCGAAGCGGAAACGCTTCGGCGTCGGGCAATGCGCCAGGCAGGAGACGAGAGCCTCTTCGGTGAACCCGGGTTCACCTTGATGCCCTAACCGAAATAGACGCAGATGCGCCGGCCGCCGATGATCTCGACCGGGATCTCCATGTCGTAGATTTTGGCGAGGGCTTCCGTCGTGATCAGCTGCGAGGGAGGCCCCTGCATCGCCAGTCGGCCATCGCGCATGGCGACGATGTGGTCGGCATAGCAGGAGGCGAAGTTGATGTCGTGCAGCACCACGACGACCGTCTTGCCGAGCTTGTCGGCGGCGTTGCGCAGCAATTGCATCATCGCCACGGCATGCTTCATGTCGAGATTGTTGAGCGGCTCGTCCAGAAGCACGTAGTCGGTGTCCTGCGCCAGCACCATGGCTACGAATGCCCGCTGCCGCTGGCCGCCGGACAATTCGTCGAGGAACCGTTCGGAAAGATCCCCAAGGTTCAAGAAGCCGATCGCCTCGTCCACCTTGGCGGCGTCGGCGGCCGTCAGCCGCCCCTTCGAATGCGGATATCGCCCGAACGAGACGAGATCGCGCACCGTCAGGCGCATGGCGATCTGGTTGTCCTGCCGGAGGATCGACAGCCGCTTCGCCAGGACGTCGCCCGGCGTACCGGATACGTCCAGCCCGCCCACCGTCACGACTCCCGAGCTCATCGGCGTCAGCCGCGCGACCATCGACAGGAAGGTGGATTTACCTGCGCCATTGGGACCGATAATGGCCGTCACGCCGCCGGCCGGTATCCGCAGCGACACCCCGTCGACCACGAGCACGTCGCCGTAGGCCTTGGTGAGTTGTCCCGTTTCGATCATCGGGCGGCACCCCGCAAGAGCATGATGATGAACATGATTCCACCGGCGAACTCGATGACGATGCTGAGCGCCGTATCGAAGGCGAAAAGGCGTTCCACGATCATCTGTCCGCCGACGAGGCAGATGATGGATATCAGCACGGCCGCCGGCACGACGTGCCGATGACGGTGCGAGGGCATGGCGAGGTAGGCCAGATTGGCCACCAGCAGGCCGAAGAAGGTGACGGGGCCGACGAGCGCCGTGGACGTCGCCACCAGCAGGGCGACGCACAGGAGAACGCCGCGCACCGCCCGGCGATGATCGACGCCAAGGCCGATGCTGGCATCGCGGCCAAGCGCCAGAACATCCAGGACCGGGAGGTTGCGCAGAGCGAACAGGGACACGACGGCCAGCGCGATCGCGGCGATGCCCAGCAATTGCGGGTCGACCGTATTGAAACTGGCGAAAAGGCGATCCTGCAGCACCACGAACTCGTTCGGGTCCATCAGCCGCTGCATGAGCCCCGACAGGCTGCGAAAAAACACGCCGAAGACGACGCCGACCAGTAGCATCAGATGCAGGCTGCGCATGCCGCCCGAGAAGAGCAGCCTGTAGAGCAGGATGGAAAAGCCCGCCATCACCGCCACCTGCACCAGGAAGAGCAGGCGCGGATCCAGCCCCGACAGCGCTATGGCGCCGAAAAAGAACAGGATGCAGGTCTGGATCAGCACGAACAGCGAATCGAACCCCATGATGGAGGGGGTGAGGATTCGATTGTTGGTGACCGTCTGGAACAGGACCGTCGAAATCGAGACCGCCGCGGCAACGATCACCAGGGCGGCAAGGCGCATGCCGCGGTACGGCAGCACGAAGCTCCAGCTTCCGCGCGCACCGAGCGTCAGGAAAAGGATGACGCACATGACGGCCCCCGCCCCCATGAGGGACAGGACCAGGGCCGGCGAAACGCGCCGGCTCGTCAGCGGCTCAGCCAAGGCGCTTCCTGTCCTTCAGCAGCAGAAACAGGAACAGGCCCGACCCGAGGACACCGACGATGGTGCCGAGAGGTACCTCGTAAGGTGCTCGAATCGTCCGGCCGACGATGTCGCAGACGAGCACGAAGAGCGCCCCCGTCAGGGCCACCCAGGGCAGGCCACGGCGGACATTGTCGCCGACGGCCATGGAGACCAGGTTGGGCACGATCAGTCCCAGAAACGGGATGGAGCCCACCGTGACGACGACGACGGCCGTTACCAGCGAGACGATGGTGAGGCCGAGCGCCAGCACGCGGCCGTAATGCAGGCCAAGATTGGTCGTGAAACTGCGGCCAAGGCCCGCCACCGTGAATCGGTCGGCGGCGACATAGGCCGCCACGGTCAGGGCCAGGGCCAGCCAGAGCAATTCGTAACGCCCGCGCAGCACGCCCGAGAAATCACCCATCGTCCACGCGCCGAGCGACTGCATGAGATCGTAGCGGTAGGCGAAGAAGGTCGTTCCGGCATTGATGACCCCGCCCAGCATGATGCCAACCAGCGGCACCACGAGGGTCGAGCGATGCGGAATGCGACTGAGGATCGCCATGAACAGCGCCGTGCCGGCCAGGGCGAACAGGCTGGCCACCAGCATTTTGCCCATGACGGGCAAGGCCGGCGCAAAGATCAGGACCACGAGCAGGCCGAGGCTGGCCGACTCGACCGTGCCGGCCGTCGACGGCTCGACGAAGCGGTTGCGTGCCAGCATCTGCATCAACAAGCCGGCCACCGCCATCGCCGCACCCGCCAGCAGCAGCGACAGGGTGCGCGGCAGGCGGCTGACGGCCAGGATCTCCAGGGCAGCCGCGTCTGCCCGGCCGGTCAGGACATCGAGGGCCGATACCTCGCTGACGCCGATGAACAGGCTGGCGGCGGCCAGAAGGGCCACCGCCAGCATCATGCAGGGGAGAAGATATCGCTGCATCGCGAGTTCACGCGCGGCGCCCGAGGCGCCATGCGTATAGCCGGGTTATTGCCCGGACTTGTCCAGCGCCTGCGTGATCTGGTCGACATTCTGCTGCATCGCCTGCAGGCCGCCACCGATGAGGTACCAGTTGGCCGGCGTCAGATAGACGACCTGACCATCCTTCCAGGCTTTCGTTCCGCCGACGAGTTCGTTGTCAAGCATGGCGGCGGCTGCGCCCCGCCCGATGGCGGCGTCGCGGTCGATGACGAAGAGCCAGTCCGGGTTCGTCTCGGCGATATACTCGAACGAGATCGCCTCGCCATGGTTGGCCACGGCAAGGTTGGGATCGGCGGGCTGGAAGCCGAAGGTGTCGTGCAGCACACCGAAGCGCGAGCCCTTGCCATAAGCGCTCATCTTGTTGCCCGTCGTCAGCACGATCAGCGCGCTGCCGGCCTTGTCCGCCTTGGCGCGGAGCCCCTCGATGGAGGCATCCAGCTTTTCGAGCGCCGTGTCTGCCTGCGCCTCTTTGCCGAATACCGTCGCGAGCGTCTTCACGTTCTTCTCGGCGCTGGCGACGAAGTGCTGCTGGTCGACCGTCATGTCCAGCGTCGGGGCGATGGCCGACAGCGCCTCCGCCTTCGGGCCCGAGCGGCCGCCGACGATGATGAGGTCCGGCTGCAAGGCGTTGACCGCCTCCAAGTCCGGCTCGAACAGCGATCCGACCTTCTCGACCTCGGCGAAGGGCTGCAGGTAATCCGGCAGGGCAACCTGCGGCACGCCCGCAACCTCGACGCCGAGCGCACCCAGCGTATCCAGGCTTGCCATATCGAACACCACCACCGTCTGCGGCTTCAGCGGGACCTCCTGGGTGCCGCGGGCATCTTCCACCGAAACCGTCTCCTGCGCCTTGGCGCCGGCGGCGAAGCTCATCGCGCAGGCGGCCAGAAGGCCGGCGAGCAGAGGGGTGGACAGGCGACGGGATTGCGGCTGCACGGTGGAGGCTCCTTCAATTCAGGGTCGAATCTAACGGCACCTTTAAAATTATGATTTAGAAATTCAAGATTAAATCTTCGTGATGTCGGAAGGATTTTTCGGCGTCGCGGCGGTATTGAGGGCAAATGCCCGCCCAGGGCGCACGCGGCAAAAGCCGCTTTCTTGTATCGCAGGGGCAAATCGCCGACATTGGCCATGGTTTTTGGAAGGCGTATCGAAATGGCGGCAGGCACGGACGACATGCGACAGGAACGGGAACGCCCACAGCGCATGGGCGACCTTTCGACCCTGCCCGTCTTCTTCGACCTGTCCGGCAAGCGCGTCATCATGGCCGGCGGCTCCGATGCGGCGGCCTGGAAGGCGGAGTTACTGGCGGCCGCAGGCGCCGCCGTAAAGTTGCACGCCAGGGATGACGAGCTGTCCGAAGAGATGCGCTCGGTGCTGGAGGCCAGCTTCGAGCGCGGCAGCATCGAGCATGTCGGGCGCGGATGGTCCGATGCCGACTTCGACGGGACGGCGCTGGCCGTCGCCGATTGCGAGACCGAAGCCGAGGCCGAACGCTTCGCGGCGGCGGCCCATCGCGCCGGAGTGCCCGTCAACGTCATCGACAAGCCCGCCTACTGCCAGTTCCGCTTCGGCACCATCGTCAACCGCTCGCCGGTGGTCGTCGGCATTTCGACCGATGGCGCGGCCCCGATCCTGGGCCAGGCGATCCGCCGGCGGATCGAAACGCTGCTGCCGCTGTCCCTGACCGGGTGGGCGCGCCTTGCCACGCGGCTGCGCGGCGCGGTGATGGACAGCCTGATGCCCGGCCCGCAACGCCGCTCCTTCTGGGAGCGGTTCTCCGACAACGCGTTCACGCGGAAGGCCCCTGACGATGCGGCCGAGGCGGAAGCGCGCGGCTGGGTCGACGAACTTGCCCGGTCACCATCGGCCGGCGGGCGGGTCACCCTCGTCGGCGCCGGCCCCGGCGAGGCCGAGTTGCTGACGCTCAAGGCGGTACGCGCCCTTCAGGCGGCGGATGTGATCCTGTTCGATGACCTCGTGTCCGACGATATTCTGGAATTGGCGCGCCGTGAGGCCAAGCGCATGCTGGTCGGCAAGCGCGCCTCGCGCGATTCCTGCCGGCAGGAAGACATCAACCGCATGATGATCCAGTTCGCCAAGGCCGGTAAGCACGTCGTGCGGCTGAAGAGCGGCGATGTCTCCATCTTCGGCCGTGCGGGCGAAGAGATCGCGGAGTTGCGGCAGGAGGGCATTCCGGTGCGGATCGTGCCCGGAATAACCGCCGCCTCCGCGCTGGCCGCGGGCTTCGGTGTTTCGCTGACGCACCGCGACTGCGCGCAGCAGGTGCGCTTCGTGACGGCGCACTCTCGAAAGGGGGGCCTGCCGGAAG
This genomic window from Aureimonas sp. OT7 contains:
- a CDS encoding iron chelate uptake ABC transporter family permease subunit; this encodes MQRYLLPCMMLAVALLAAASLFIGVSEVSALDVLTGRADAAALEILAVSRLPRTLSLLLAGAAMAVAGLLMQMLARNRFVEPSTAGTVESASLGLLVVLIFAPALPVMGKMLVASLFALAGTALFMAILSRIPHRSTLVVPLVGIMLGGVINAGTTFFAYRYDLMQSLGAWTMGDFSGVLRGRYELLWLALALTVAAYVAADRFTVAGLGRSFTTNLGLHYGRVLALGLTIVSLVTAVVVVTVGSIPFLGLIVPNLVSMAVGDNVRRGLPWVALTGALFVLVCDIVGRTIRAPYEVPLGTIVGVLGSGLFLFLLLKDRKRLG
- the cysG gene encoding siroheme synthase CysG; this translates as MAAGTDDMRQERERPQRMGDLSTLPVFFDLSGKRVIMAGGSDAAAWKAELLAAAGAAVKLHARDDELSEEMRSVLEASFERGSIEHVGRGWSDADFDGTALAVADCETEAEAERFAAAAHRAGVPVNVIDKPAYCQFRFGTIVNRSPVVVGISTDGAAPILGQAIRRRIETLLPLSLTGWARLATRLRGAVMDSLMPGPQRRSFWERFSDNAFTRKAPDDAAEAEARGWVDELARSPSAGGRVTLVGAGPGEAELLTLKAVRALQAADVILFDDLVSDDILELARREAKRMLVGKRASRDSCRQEDINRMMIQFAKAGKHVVRLKSGDVSIFGRAGEEIAELRQEGIPVRIVPGITAASALAAGFGVSLTHRDCAQQVRFVTAHSRKGGLPEDLDWNALADDNATTIFYMGGRMAPRISERLIAEGLPAETPVAVAANLSREDETRGVGTLAGLGALVDRVGVDRPILIGVGRVFSECEANVTEGYEPVGMSRLPARVA
- a CDS encoding iron chelate uptake ABC transporter family permease subunit, with the protein product MGAGAVMCVILFLTLGARGSWSFVLPYRGMRLAALVIVAAAVSISTVLFQTVTNNRILTPSIMGFDSLFVLIQTCILFFFGAIALSGLDPRLLFLVQVAVMAGFSILLYRLLFSGGMRSLHLMLLVGVVFGVFFRSLSGLMQRLMDPNEFVVLQDRLFASFNTVDPQLLGIAAIALAVVSLFALRNLPVLDVLALGRDASIGLGVDHRRAVRGVLLCVALLVATSTALVGPVTFFGLLVANLAYLAMPSHRHRHVVPAAVLISIICLVGGQMIVERLFAFDTALSIVIEFAGGIMFIIMLLRGAAR
- a CDS encoding siderophore ABC transporter substrate-binding protein produces the protein MEGASTVQPQSRRLSTPLLAGLLAACAMSFAAGAKAQETVSVEDARGTQEVPLKPQTVVVFDMASLDTLGALGVEVAGVPQVALPDYLQPFAEVEKVGSLFEPDLEAVNALQPDLIIVGGRSGPKAEALSAIAPTLDMTVDQQHFVASAEKNVKTLATVFGKEAQADTALEKLDASIEGLRAKADKAGSALIVLTTGNKMSAYGKGSRFGVLHDTFGFQPADPNLAVANHGEAISFEYIAETNPDWLFVIDRDAAIGRGAAAAMLDNELVGGTKAWKDGQVVYLTPANWYLIGGGLQAMQQNVDQITQALDKSGQ
- a CDS encoding ABC transporter ATP-binding protein produces the protein MIETGQLTKAYGDVLVVDGVSLRIPAGGVTAIIGPNGAGKSTFLSMVARLTPMSSGVVTVGGLDVSGTPGDVLAKRLSILRQDNQIAMRLTVRDLVSFGRYPHSKGRLTAADAAKVDEAIGFLNLGDLSERFLDELSGGQRQRAFVAMVLAQDTDYVLLDEPLNNLDMKHAVAMMQLLRNAADKLGKTVVVVLHDINFASCYADHIVAMRDGRLAMQGPPSQLITTEALAKIYDMEIPVEIIGGRRICVYFG
- a CDS encoding SDR family NAD(P)-dependent oxidoreductase, with protein sequence MNRIDLQGRVAIVTGGARGLGAATARRFIDSGARVAIWDIDAAAIEEAVAMLGDGAEGRVVELTDDEAVRDAAEALEREAGSVDILVNNAGITGGNGKTWELAPDVWRKVIEVNLVAPYLTSRAVVPGMVRRGYGRIVNIASIAGKEGNPNASHYSASKAGLIGLTKSLAKELAGSGVIVNAVTPAAARTPIFDQMSQEHIDYMLSKIPLARFLEPSEAAAMIAWLASEECSFSTGAVFDLSGGRAVY
- a CDS encoding GntR family transcriptional regulator, which encodes MAAEAAGTGRRPAYARICEAVRTGIERGTLPAGAVLLEGPLAELFNSSRSPVKQALAQLESEGLLSRFQGRGLMVSGADRPLRLELTQEHLAIGEDRLADERTNTADIYYYEVEREILKRSLFGRFRVNELALARHYGVGRTVAREILLKAQLAGIVTKGEKAHWWIVPLNEERLRNLYQLRELLEPVALQAAASHLPADALEAIQNRLDSAMQRFPNLGIAELDQLEKDLHTDCLSFCPNREILEALGRSRASIISGKHMQSILMRTPRTDAFLDEHSAVVTWLAKGRPAEAADALLNHLVISREKGVERLAEFHRRFSATAVDYIVD